The sequence TGGAACCGATCAATAATCCCATTAAAAGGCGCGCGAATTTCCGTAAAATCAAGGTGAGTTTGTGCCAAGGCAAGCTCCGCATTGGCCTTGTCCAGTTTAGCTTTGGCCATGGCCAGCTCATTAGGGGCAACGACATCCCTATCGGCCAGGGATTTGGTGTTTTGATATTCTATTTCTGCAAAACTCACTTCAGCTTTTGCCCGTTGAAATTCGGCTTGGTACAGCTTGGGCATGATCTTGAATAATAATTGGCCCTTCTTTACGAACTGGCCTTCATCCACATAGATTTTTTCCAAATAGCCACGCTCTTGGGCACGTACTTCAATGTGGCTGATGGAGTGGATTTGACAGACATAGTCCTCCATGATGGTGGTGTCCATCCGAACGGGGCTAGTGACCTGTAGCTCATAAACATGGGCTTCTTTTTCCTCTCCATGGGAGTTGCAGCTTGTATGCAAAAGCAACGCACACAAGCCCATTAACATGAGGATACTCGTTCTCATAATTTCTTTTTTAAATGTTTTGGTTTCTTGGTTCTTAGCGTGACAATAGCAGTCACGCCTAAACACTCTGGAACGTATGAATCCCAGAATGCCTGAGGATTTTGGGCAATTGTGTACTTAGCAATTAAGGGTAATAAATGGGATCTCAGGCAATAGGACTATTGCCATACCGAATGGATAAAAAGTATGGTATTATATCAAGAACACCTGAATAAATAGGTGCCAACGATTCGATAGAATATGGGAAAAGTGCTTACAAAAAGGAAAGCCTTTAAGGCTGGTGCTAGAAGATTCACCGAGTAAATAGTCAAAAAAGAGTACCGCTAGGGTATTCCCGCTTTCAATTTGCTTTTTAGATGAAGCGCTTTCGCTCTCTTCCTCTATATTTTCTCCTTCCGCGGGAAAGGTTCCTTTTTTAAAACCTGAAAAAGAAGACTTGAAAACAATATCCTCCAAATGAAGGGATGAATGGCTTTCAGCTTTTGAAAGATAGGGTGTTGGCTCAGAAAACTTCTCCTGCTGCTGTGTGGAAAACAGCGGAGCAATCCCACTCGAAAGCAGAATACTAAAGGATAATATCAGTCTGATCAACATTTTCATGATTGGAGCCAAAAGTAAACAAAGGAATCCTCCTTGTCAAGAGAAGAGGTATTAAATCTTTTTGAAGAATGCGTAATCAAAGTATGGTATCCAACATTCTCACCTCACACTCTCGGACAAATAAATTCATACTTTACCCTCGTAAATGAATACATAGGGGTTGGCAAGAGATTGTCTTTACAACCTCCTTTCTCTTGAAATAATTCAAAAACCTTATAAGAAATTTTTAAAAAAAACTATCGTTCAATCATCTTACAAAGAAGGAGCCATGGATAAAAAAGAACATAATTGGTAAAGCATTTGTATCAAATTTTCGAAAATTCTACTTTTGATAAGCATAATGGTGTAGGTTGAATTTAGGTTCGAATCGCTACTGTATTAAGATATTGAAACCCACCGGTACCTCCGCAACAGCTCAATTAGTATCATTATGTCCATTACCCCTAAAAGCAATTGATCCATAAAAAACCACGATGTTCGCATTTACAAAAATGTACTTATTAGCTTCTTTGATTTCTGGTTTTATTCTCCTACAGTCTTTATTTAACGGAGGACTTAAATTCCATGGAAACGAACAAGCAATAAACCAGCGCACATCCTATACTGTTTTTGGAGAGCATGACACGAAATTTTCAAATCAATTTGACATCGACTTCAGTTTATCACTAAGTCCCGTCGAAGAAATCGGGTATATTCTCAGGATCAAAACCGGAGTGAACAATCGGATATTCAATATATTTTACGACAATCAGGGGAACCATATCGTTTTTAAATTCAATGAAGAGGGAAAAACCAACCTTATCGTAGCCAGAATGGACAAGGCTCAATTGTTTAACCAGCAATGGTTTGACATGAAAGTCTCGTTTGACCTCATCGGTGATTCCATCACGCTTACCATTGGTAATGAAACTTTTACCGCCAAAAACCTACAACTTCAAGATAGCTACCATCCCAAGATTCTTTTCGGTAAAAGTGATCACATCATCGATGTCCCTGCATTCTCAATCAAAAACCTATCTATTATCGGAAAGGAAACATATCATTTTCCACTATATGAAAACAAAGGTAATATCGTCCACGATATCAACGGGACCCCTTATGGCAACGTAATCAATCCAGATTGGCTAAAAAACTATGCCTATTATTGGAAACATCTGACTTCGTTTAAATCAGCATCTGTAGCCGGAGCAAATTACAATCCCCAAAAGGAGGAAATTTACTATTACAACCGAGATTCACTCTGGACCTACAATGTTCGTTCAGGTAGCACAAGAACCGTAATTTTCGATCAAAAATGTCCTGTAGAACTCATCTTGGGCACTAATTTTATCGATAGTGTCCAAAACAAATTATACACCTACGAAGTGTATTATGACTTCGCATACCAAGGCCCTACTGTGGCCAGTCTTAACTTAGACACCTATCAATGGACCGAAGAAAGCCACCAACAACTCCCTACCCAACTCCATCACCATGGATCGTTTATCGATTCCTCCCGATACAGCATCTTTGGAGGCTTTGGGAATATGAAGTACAGTAAAAATTTCTTTTCCTTTGATTTGAAAAAAAAAGAATGGGAGCTTAATGAGGGGTTTACGGGAGATGTCATCACCCCGCGCTACTTTTCTTCTGTCGGATACCAACCTGAAAAAAATAATTTATATATTCTTGGTGGCATGGGAAACGAGTCTGGGGACCAATCCGTGGGAAGAAAATACTACTATGACCTCTATCAGGTGGACATGGATACCAAGCACGTTACCAAACTTTGGGAAATACCATGGAAAAACGACAACGTTGTTCCTGTACGGGGCATGGTAATTTTAAACGACTCCAGTCTTTACACACTTTGCTACCCTGAACATTTCTCCGATTCTTTTCTTCACCTATATCGCTTCTCCCTAAAGGATGGCAGCTTTGAAATACTTGGGGATTCCATCCCTATCCGATCTGACAAAATCACAACCAACGCTAACCTCTATTTCGATAAAGGACTCAATAACCTATATGCCGTAGTGCAGGAATTTGAAGATGATATATCCTCAGATCTAAAAATATATTCCTTAGCTTTCCCTGCTATTACTAGGGAGGAGTTATCAGATTTCCCAACAAAACAACAGGGCAAAATTCCTCTATGGATATTGCTATTTGGAATCGGAGCAATTTGCTTAGGATGGTGGATGTACAAAAAGCTAAAATCAAAATCTACGGATGCCATTAAAAGTCCTAAGGAAGAAGTGGAAATAATCCATACTCCAAGGACTCCCCAATCCGAACCGCCCAATTCCATCCACTTATTCGGCAACTTTATGGTGCGAGATGTCAATGGAAAGGACATCACTTACATGTTCAGCACACAGCTTAAACAGGTGTTTTGTCTTATCCTCCAATACAGTCTATCGGAAGACGGGATTACTTCGCAGCACCTCAGCAATTTACTTTGGCCAGATAAACCTGCGGACAAGGTCAAAAATTCTCGTGGTGTAACAATCAATAACCTACGCAAAACCTTGGGCGAGCTGAATGGAATTGAATTGGTCCATGAAAAGGGACACTACAAAATTATCCTCCATGAAAAGGCTTATTGTGACTATGCAAGGTGTCTTCAACTTATCGCTACTCATAAAATGGATGAACATAGAGATGAGTTTGCCAGAATCGTATCGAGGGGAAAATTCCTATATCTCTTGGATGACCCCTTGTTCGACTTATTCAAAGAAGAAGCGGAGACAAAACTAGAGCCGGCCTTGATATTAGAAATGGAAAAGAGCTTCACCCACGAATCGTTTACTACTACGATTTCACTGGCAGAAGCCCTTTTCAATATCGACCCTTTAAATGAAACAGCATTGGCTTACCAACTTAAGGCCATGCAGAAACTCAATATGATAGAAGACTCCAAACTTGCTTACAGGACCTTTGGCATCGAATACAAACATGCCACCGGCAAGGATTTTCATCGCTCTTATCAAAGCATTATTTCTTAACCAGCGGTCTATTTTAAGTATCACTGCTAAACAGTGTGGTGAGGTATATGGTCTGCTGGGCGCCTTTAGGCTTGTATGACAAAATCCCCCACCATTGATCAAATTCCATTCATCGAACGGAGGTTGCTAGTGACATGAAAGCCTAAATCACCAATTCAGCTTTACGTGGACTCCTTCAGGGCTGTTTTCAAAACCCAGGAAACAGGTCTTGCTGCTTTCATCCCAAGAGTTCTCTGCCATCACCGCATCTCCATTTACTCTCGTAATCTCGATGGAATTCGCTTTTTCTGGTAGAAGAACCCTCATCACATTGGTGGTGTTCAGGGGGCTTTTGGCAACGAATGAATAACTGTTTTTGGTCACTTCCTCATCATAAACCCTGGCAGCGGTGGCCAAAACCTGTGGCTCTTGTGGATTCGTGACACTTTCGATATTGTACAAGAAGGATTGCTCCCCAGGCTTCACCCGTTTTTCCTTCAAAACAGGAATCTCTGGATCAAATAGGTCAATGAATTTACCCTTGACGATATAAGGAGAAGTGTCTTCATTTTCATCGACAACAGAAATGATCTCGTATGCCCCTCTTGAAAGGGAAAAGTGGTTTTTAAATATGAGTTTTTCGGAGATGGGAGCTGCTCCATAAAGCGTTTTGATGGTGTTCACAAACTCCAAATCGCTGTTTTCTTCTAGTACAAATTCCTTCGGATCAGTACGCATGATGACTACTTTGCCCTTACCAAAGGAAAACTCCCCGGCTTCAAAAGGTGCTTTTAGTCCCATTTTCAAAAATAGATCCTCTGAGGGAGCGTTGAACGTATTACCATCTGTGTTCCACCATTCCCGAACCCCCTGAAATGCATCTTTATCCCTACCACAATAGACCAAAACGCCTCCCTTTTTGACCCATTCGGCGATATGGCCATGGCCATCTTCACTCATCGGCTTCATATTGGAATAGGACATGACAAGGATTTTCAGGTCTTTCCAAGTTCGCTTAAAGGACACATTTTCTATATGAACGGTCTTCACTGGCACACCGCGCTTGAGCAGTGGCATGGTCTGTCCATAAAAATTTGACAACTGTGGATCATCATACCCCTGATGAGTAGGAAAACACTGAAACATGAGGGAATTGGACATCAAAACCCCGATCCCTTGCGACCCGCTCACTTTATTGTCTGAATGGGGCATATCATTCAGTGTATTGACCATCACCTGCATTTGAGTGGAATAAAAACGTGGAATTAGCGCTTTCTCTTCACTATCTGCACTCGTCCTGTAAAGTCCTTCATAGATCCGGTCAGGCCAGGGCATCACTTCAT comes from Echinicola vietnamensis DSM 17526 and encodes:
- a CDS encoding Kelch repeat-containing protein: MFAFTKMYLLASLISGFILLQSLFNGGLKFHGNEQAINQRTSYTVFGEHDTKFSNQFDIDFSLSLSPVEEIGYILRIKTGVNNRIFNIFYDNQGNHIVFKFNEEGKTNLIVARMDKAQLFNQQWFDMKVSFDLIGDSITLTIGNETFTAKNLQLQDSYHPKILFGKSDHIIDVPAFSIKNLSIIGKETYHFPLYENKGNIVHDINGTPYGNVINPDWLKNYAYYWKHLTSFKSASVAGANYNPQKEEIYYYNRDSLWTYNVRSGSTRTVIFDQKCPVELILGTNFIDSVQNKLYTYEVYYDFAYQGPTVASLNLDTYQWTEESHQQLPTQLHHHGSFIDSSRYSIFGGFGNMKYSKNFFSFDLKKKEWELNEGFTGDVITPRYFSSVGYQPEKNNLYILGGMGNESGDQSVGRKYYYDLYQVDMDTKHVTKLWEIPWKNDNVVPVRGMVILNDSSLYTLCYPEHFSDSFLHLYRFSLKDGSFEILGDSIPIRSDKITTNANLYFDKGLNNLYAVVQEFEDDISSDLKIYSLAFPAITREELSDFPTKQQGKIPLWILLFGIGAICLGWWMYKKLKSKSTDAIKSPKEEVEIIHTPRTPQSEPPNSIHLFGNFMVRDVNGKDITYMFSTQLKQVFCLILQYSLSEDGITSQHLSNLLWPDKPADKVKNSRGVTINNLRKTLGELNGIELVHEKGHYKIILHEKAYCDYARCLQLIATHKMDEHRDEFARIVSRGKFLYLLDDPLFDLFKEEAETKLEPALILEMEKSFTHESFTTTISLAEALFNIDPLNETALAYQLKAMQKLNMIEDSKLAYRTFGIEYKHATGKDFHRSYQSIIS